Proteins encoded together in one Musa acuminata AAA Group cultivar baxijiao chromosome BXJ3-6, Cavendish_Baxijiao_AAA, whole genome shotgun sequence window:
- the LOC135640293 gene encoding 7-deoxyloganetic acid glucosyltransferase-like, with amino-acid sequence MQGDGRRHYCSHSNRKELRRGSMADHVLVFPFPLQGHVNSMLKLAELLSLAGLHVTFLNTDHNLRLLARHSVAYARLDRSPRFRFRSIPDGFEDERRRSASRLLDLLESLQTRSVGPYKDLLLDLQHRDEDGYRGWPALTCVIADGIMTFAADVAREVGVPAMFFRTVSACSIWSYLCIPELLRTGELPFPDDADLDEPIRNVPGMEGFLRRRDLSIFCRNAKDSSDPRLRLVRTATADSVRARALILNTFESLEPCALEHIRSRCPVTYCIGPLHALLRTYYRLTSGSDHEEVRSTASASLWQEDRSCMSWLDAQPGRSVVYVSFGSLTVMSPEDFTEYWLGLVNSGQRFLWVVRRDLVDGKELGEGAAAAGATAAQLEKATRERGCLVEWVPQEEVLGHPAVGCFLTHSGWNSTLESLVAGVPMLCWPFFADQQTNSRFVGEVWRVGLDMKDMHGRDIVEKMVREMMEGNKAEELRTSAAKMAERARDSVSSTGGSSFMEFDKLIQDIRSLRP; translated from the exons ATGCAAGGAGATGGAAGGAGGCATTATTGCTCCCACTCCAACCGGAAGGAGCTGAGAAGGGGGAGCATGGCGGATCACGTACTGGTGTTCCCGTTCCCGCTGCAAGGCCATGTCAACTCCATGTTGAAGCTGGCCGAGCTGCTCTCGCTGGCCGGCCTTCACGTCACCTTCCTCAACACCGACCACAACCTCCGCCTGCTCGCTCGCCACTCCGTCGCCTATGCGCGGCTGGACCGAAGTCCCAGATTCCGCTTCCGCTCGATCCCCGACGGATTCGAAGACGAGCGCCGCCGATCCGCGTCGCGCCTGCTTGATCTGTTGGAGTCGCTGCAAACGCGGTCCGTGGGCCCTTACAAGGATCTCCTGCTCGACCTCCAGCACCGAGATGAAGATGGCTACAGAGGATGGCCGGCCCTGACGTGCGTGATAGCCGATGGGATCATGACCTTCGCGGCCGACGTCGCGAGAGAGGTGGGAGTCCCCGCCATGTTCTTCCGCACGGTCAGCGCCTGCAGCATTTGGTCCTACTTGTGCATCCCGGAGCTGCTCCGGACTGGGGAGCTCCCTTTTCCAG ACGATGCTGATCTCGACGAGCCGATAAGGAACGTGCCGGGCATGGAGGGCTTCCTCCGCCGGAGGGACCTATCAATCTTCTGCAGGAATGCAAAGGACTCCAGCGATCCCAGACTCAGGCTCGTGCGCACCGCCACCGCCGACAGTGTCCGGGCGCGAGCGCTCATACTCAACACGTTCGAGTCCTTGGAGCCTTGCGCGTTGGAGCACATTCGCTCCCGCTGCCCCGTCACCTACTGCATCGGCCCTCTTCATGCCCTGCTCAGGACTTACTACCGATTGACTTCCGGGAGCGATCACGAAGAAGTACGCAGCACGGCCTCCGCCAGCTTATGGCAGGAGGATCGGAGCTGCATGTCCTGGCTCGACGCGCAGCCCGGCAGGTCGGTGGTGTACGTGAGCTTCGGAAGCCTCACGGTGATGTCGCCCGAGGACTTCACCGAGTACTGGCTCGGGCTGGTCAACAGCGGGCAACGGTTCCTGTGGGTGGTGAGGCGGGACCTGGTCGACGGAAAAGAGTTGGGCGAGGGAGCCGCCGCTGCCGGAGCGACAGCAGCGCAGCTGGAAAAAGCGACGAGGGAGAGGGGGTGCCTGGTGGAGTGGGTACCGCAGGAGGAGGTGCTGGGCCACCCAGCGGTGGGGTGCTTCCTGACGCACAGCGGCTGGAACTCGACGCTGGAAAGCCTGGTGGCCGGCGTTCCCATGCTGTGCTGGCCATTCTTCGCGGACCAGCAGACCAACAGCAGGTTCGTGGGGGAGGTGTGGAGGGTAGGGTTGGACATGAAGGACATGCACGGCAGGGACATCGTGGAGAAGATGGTGAGGGAGATGATGGAGGGAAACAAGGCAGAAGAGTTGAGGACATCCGCCGCTAAGATGGCAGAGAGGGCAAGAGACAGCGTCTCCTCCACCGGCGGCTCATCCTTCATGGAATTCGATAAGCTGATACAGGATATCAGATCTTTGAGACCCTAA
- the LOC103987867 gene encoding wall-associated receptor kinase-like 20, whose product MAKKKPSPLHPLSLFFLLLPLLLCLSARAKAKLCPPCGSTSVPFPLSTGAGCGDPSYKIRCDNATKSLFFDALNGSSYPVTSISTSTQRLVIRPAAFVSRSSCVTTDLSSQGIQLNSSLPFNVSSSNTIMLLNCTARLLLSPLNCSSNSLCHVYANGTSDASACRSLPICCTFVAGGSSTSYSIRASGTGCSAIRSFVNLDAVGTPVAQWGERAGVELQWASPREPVCGTQADCEAGSNATCRADPSSSGTIRRCFCIDSLRWDPFSGVCVNNVTISSSKSNHGPLIAGILSGLGAAAVVTVAGFLLYRRQRRIREARERLAKERQDILNANNSSGRSAKHFTAREIKRATSNFAHDNLLGSGGYGDVFKGILADGTPVAVKCAKLGNVKSTEQVLNEVRVLSQVNHRSLVRLLGCCVDLDQPLMVYEFIPNGTLFDHLHGLRPLLPWRRRLAIAHQTAEGLAYLHSSAMPPIYHRDVKSSNILLDDKLNAKVADFGLSRLAEPGISHVSTCAQGTLGYLDPEYYRNYQLTDKSDVYSYGVVLLELLTSQKAIDFNRGPDDVNLAVHVQRNVEEEKLMDTVDGALKEGATQVELDTMKALGFLAMGCLEEKRQNRPSMKEVAEEIEYIINILDAGGVEKRDSA is encoded by the exons ATGGCCAAGAAGAAGCCCTCCCCGCTTCACCCtctcagcctcttcttcctcctcctccccctgttGCTCTGCCTCTCCGCCAGAGCAAAGGCCAAGCTGTGTCCGCCGTGCGGCTCGACGTCCGTCCCTTTCCCACTGAGCACGGGCGCCGGCTGCGGCGACCCGTCCTACAAGATCCGATGCGACAACGCGACCAAATCCCTCTTCTTCGACGCCCTCAACGGGTCCTCGTACCCCGTCACCTCCATCAGCACCTCCACCCAGCGCCTCGTCATCCGGCCGGCGGCCTTCGTGTCCAGAAGCTCCTGCGTCACCACGGATCTCTCCTCCCAGGGCATCCAACTCAACAGCTCCCTCCCCTTCAACGTCAGCAGCAGCAACACCATCATGCTCCTCAATTGCACCGCCCGCCTCCTCCTCTCCCCGCTCAACTGCTCCTCCAACAGCCTCTGCCACGTCTACGCCAACGGCACCTCCGACGCCAGCGCCTGCCGGTCGCTCCCCATCTGCTGCACCTTCGTCGCCGGCGGCTCCTCCACTTCCTACTCCATCCGCGCCAGTGGCACCGGCTGCAGCGCCATCCGGAGCTTCGTGAACCTGGACGCCGTGGGAACGCCGGTGGCGCAGTGGGGAGAGCGCGCCGGCGTGGAGCTGCAGTGGGCGTCGCCTAGAGAGCCCGTATGCGGCACCCAGGCGGACTGCGAGGCCGGGTCCAACGCCACGTGTAGGGCGGATCCCTCTTCCAGCGGCACGATCCGGCGATGCTTCTGCATCGATAGCCTGCGGTGGGACCCCTTCTCCGGCGTCTGCGTCAACA ATGTTACGATCTCGAGCAGCAAATCCAACCATGGGCCTCTGATTGCAG GGATTTTGTCCGGCTTGGGCGCGGCGGCGGTCGTCACAGTGGCAGGCTTCCTGCTTTACCGTCGGCAGCGCCGCATCCGCGAGGCGCGCGAGCGGTTGGCCAAGGAGCGGCAGGACATCCTCAACGCCAATAACTCCAGCGGACGCTCCGCCAAGCACTTCACCGCGAGGGAAATCAAGAGGGCCACCTCCAACTTCGCGCACGACAATCTCCTCGGCTCCGGCGGCTACGGCGACGTCTTCAAGGGCATCCTGGCCGACGGCACCCCCGTGGCCGTTAAGTGCGCCAAGCTCGGAAATGTCAAGTCCACGGAGCAGGTGCTCAACGAGGTCCGCGTGCTTTCCCAGGTTAACCACCGCTCCCTGGTCCGCCTCCTCGGCTGCTGCGTCGACCTCGACCAGCCTCTTATGGTGTACGAGTTCATCCCCAACGGCACCCTCTTCGACCACCTCCACGGCCTCCGTCCGCTCCTCCCCTGGCGGCGCCGACTCGCCATCGCCCACCAGACCGCCGAGGGCCTCGCCTACCTCCACTCCTCCGCGATGCCCCCCATCTACCACCGCGACGTCAAGTCCAGCAACATTCTGCTCGACGACAAACTCAACGCCAAGGTCGCCGACTTCGGTCTCTCCCGCCTGGCGGAGCCGGGCATCAGCCACGTCTCCACCTGCGCCCAGGGCACCCTCGGCTACCTCGACCCGGAGTACTACCGCAACTACCAGCTGACCGACAAGAGCGACGTGTACAGCTACGGGGTGGTGCTGCTGGAGCTGCTCACCTCCCAGAAGGCCATCGACTTCAACCGCGGTCCCGACGACGTGAACCTGGCGGTGCACGTGCAGCGCAACGTGGAGGAGGAGAAGCTGATGGACACCGTCGACGGGGCGCTCAAGGAGGGGGCGACCCAGGTGGAGCTGGACACCATGAAGGCTCTAGGGTTCCTGGCCATGGGATGCCTGGAGGAGAAGAGGCAGAACCGGCCGTCGATGAAGGAGGTGGCGGAGGAGATCGAGTACATCATCAACATTCTCGACGCTGGCGGTGTGGAGAAGCGTGACAGCGCTTAG
- the LOC135639865 gene encoding mannose-specific lectin-like, protein MAISTSTSALLLLLLPAIFGLLIPSCTADNILYTDETLYTGQSLTYGSYRFTIQSDCNLVLYDSGNAVWSSGTDNRGYNCILKMQADGNLVIYSNGNALWASNTSRDQGNYILVLQRDRNVVIYGPAIWATGTNYGTSGVVISRNATGTPVVVASAAEDVNNRKIAMVTKN, encoded by the coding sequence ATGGCGATTTCCACTTCCAcctccgccctcctcctcctcctcctgccggCCATCTTCGGCCTTCTCATACCGTCTTGCACTGCCGACAACATTCTCTACACCGACGAGACGCTCTACACGGGGCAGTCGCTGACGTACGGGTCCTACAGATTCACTATACAGTCAGACTGCAACCTGGTCCTCTACGACTCCGGTAATGCCGTGTGGTCCTCCGGCACGGACAACCGTGGCTACAACTGCATCCTCAAGATGCAGGCGGACGGCAACCTTGTGATCTACAGCAACGGCAACGCTCTGTGGGCCTCCAACACCTCGAGGGACCAAGGCAACTATATATTGGTCCTGCAAAGGGATCGCAATGTGGTGATCTATGGCCCTGCGATCTGGGCCACCGGCACCAACTACGGCACTTCCGGTGTCGTCATATCCCGGAACGCCACCGGCACTCCGGTGGTCGTCGCTTCCGCCGCTGAGGACGTCAACAACAGGAAGATCGCCATGGTGACTAAGAACTGA
- the LOC108953208 gene encoding mannose-specific lectin-like: protein MLVMSIRSTRHDTVTRCDADDGIPERITSGARVPAIFGLLVTSCTADNILYTDETLYTGQSLTYGAKRLAMQSDWNLVLYDSNRAVNGNALWASDTSRNRANYILVLQRDHNVVIYGPAIWATGTNYRTPGLVIARNATGTPVVVAFAAEDVNNRKIAMVTKELTGGGDSAIISTL, encoded by the exons ATGCTTGTAATGTCCATAAGGTCCACAAGACACGATACGGTGACACGGTGCGATGCAGACGACGGTATTCCCGAAAGGATCACATCCGGCGCTCGCGTGCCGGCCATCTTCGGCCTTCTCGTAACGTCTTGCACGGCCGACAACATTCTCTACACCGACGAGACGCTCTACACGGGGCAGTCACTGACGTACGGGGCCAAAAGACTCGCTATGCAGTCAGACTGGAACCTGGTCCTCTACGACTCTAATCGTGCCGT CAACGGCAACGCTCTGTGGGCGTCCGACACCTCGAGGAACCGAGCCAACTATATATTGGTCCTGCAAAGGGATCACAATGTGGTGATCTATGGCCCTGCGATCTGGGCCACCGGCACCAACTACCGCACTCCCGGTCTCGTCATAGCCCGGAACGCCACCGGCACTCCGGTGGTCGTCGCGTTCGCCGCTGAGGACGTCAACAACAGGAAGATCGCCATGGTGACTAAAGAACTGACTGGTGGCGGTGATTCTGCTATAATAAGCACGCTTTGA